AATTGTAGAGGCAACAAAATCATGTTGTTTACTCCAAGCAACAGACATCACTGTGACACTCATCCCATATTTATTTGCAATTTCCATCAATTCTTTTGTAGATGCTAACGTTTGTTCATTTAAGAATCGGTTGGACATTCTTTTTTGTCTTTCCCCTTCTGCCATATACCTTACAAAACGAGCACCCTCCGGTTTTGTAGTACCATTGTATTTTCCAGTTAACACTCCTCCTGCCAATGGAGAATAAGGTAAAAGGGAAACACCTTCTTTACGACAAACTTGAGCTAATTCATCTTCAAAACGACGATTGAGAATTGAAAAATTATTTTGGATGGAATCATATCGAACTAAATTGTATTTATCCGATGTCCAAAGACTTTTCATAAGACCAAAGGAAGTTTCATTGGAACATCCAGCATATCGGATTTTTCCTTCTTCTTTTAATTCGGTGAGTGCTTCCATTGTTTCGTCATAAGCTACATCATGATCAGGCCAATGAGTTTGGTACAAATCGATAGTTTCGACACCTAACCTTTGTAAGGAACCTTCAATGGCACGTCGAATATGATACTTATCAAGAGCAGTTTTTCCTTCGCGTAAAGGTGGACTAAACCATCCATGCCCAGGACCAGCAGCTTTTGTTGCTAAGATGATTCCATCTCTTGGTTTGGTTTTTAGCCATTTTCCAAAAATCTCTTCTGTTCGGTGAACCCAAGATTTTTGAGGAGGTACAGGATATATTTCCGCTGTATCGTAAAAATCGATTCCAGACTCGTAAGCTTTGTCTAAAATTCGAAACGCCTCATCTTCGTTACATGAGGAACCAAATGTCATGGTTCCCATACAAATTTCAGAAACCACCATACCTGTTTTGCCAAGTCTTCTTTTTTTCATGTTATTTCTTAATTAAAAAAGTTTTAAATTGGTTTTTGGGATCACTCCATTCTATGACATGATCCTTTACCTTTGCTTTTGTAGGTCCTCGTTGCATTGCTCGGTATAAATCTTCGATAAAAAGTTTATCACCTTCGACAACTGCTTCCACTTCCCCATTTGGTAAGTTTTGAGTGTAACCTTTGAGTCTCATTTCTTGGGCTTTTTGTAGGATATAATAACGAAATCCAACACCCTGTACGGTTCCCCGTATTAAAATTCTTGCTCTTGCTTCTTCTGATTTTCCCAAAGATTGTCTCCTTCAATTACCTTACTTGGATTTAACATTCTCTGCAATGTAATTTTGAATCGCAGATTTAAAAAGAGGAACAAACTTTTCATAAACAGGACGTTTAAAATCAACTACGGCTTCGATTGTATCCTCGATTTCCATATGGATTACAGTCAAAAACTCTTGTTCATGATGAACCAAATCACATTCTTCTAATTCCCCATCCCAAAAAAACAAAATCCATCGTTGTAATTGTCCACGAAACTTTTGCAAATGAGAATTGAGTCCTAAAGAGTTGGGAAAATCATATGGAATCCAATCAGGGTATTCAGTTACATAAATTGCTTTTTTGATTCCAAGCTCTTCATATAATTCACGTTTTGCGGCCTCTAAATAATCTTCTTCCTCATCGATTCCTCCTTGAGGAAATTGCCAAGAACCTGGAAATTGAATCCGTTCTCCCACAATTACTTTTCCCAAAGAATTAAATACTACCATTCCTACATTTTTTCGGTAGGGTTTGTTTGTCATATTTGTTAGAATGCGCCTTTCATCCATTTTCGCAAGAAATTCCTTAATTTTTTGTTTCTTGGGAAATCCTTAGTTTCAATCTTGGGATTAGGAGATAGTATGAAGATCATTTTGGTTCGTCACGGTGAGGCAGAAAACTCCACCCCTACCATTTCCGATTCACAACGAGAACTAACCGATAAAGGAAGAAGTGACATTCACAAAATCGGTAAATTTATTAAAAACTCATCTTTATCCGTTAAACAAGTCTATTATAGCCCTTATACCAGAACCAAACACACTGCCGAAATTCTTTCCGAAGAATTAAAATACAATGGTGAAATGGTTGCATCCGACGATTTAGCAGCCGGTAGAGGTTGCACTGATATTATATCTTGTTTGGTGAATTTTAGTAATTCCGACACTGTTTTGTTAGTTGGTCATAATCCAGATATCACTTACTTTGCAGCCAAATTACTTGGGAATTCTAGTGTAGCAGAAAATTTAGTTTTCCAACCTGGCTCAACAATCGCAATCAATGTAGCTCGAGAAAAATTTGACCACGGCCAAATCATTTGGGCGATTTCTCCCGATAATTTGGGTACTGAATCCTAACTTAAGTCTTCCGTTTGTAAGGCTTGACCAAGGGGATCTATTTAGGTTTTTGGATTTCATAACACGGGGTGTAGCGCAGCGGTAGCGCACTTGTCTGGGGGGCAAGGGGTCGCCGGTTCAAATCCGGTCACTCCGATGATTATTTTTTTGGTGCAAAAAACCCAGCAGGTTTGAGCACAAACCTGCCGGTAGAAAATTCAGGATGGTGAGATGAAAAAATAAAACTTAAGAAGGTTTGTGATCGTTTGTTTCTTTTACCTTGTCTAGATACTTCACAACATTGTCTTTGAGTTCTTCGAATCGAACAATTCCCCAAGCAACTCCCATTTTCACTTTTAGGGCTTTATCACTTGTGTCACTTTCCCCTTGTTCTTTCAATTTTTGAAAGTTGGTTTCGAATTGGCTTTTTTTCTCGTTAAGGTCCACAACGAGTTTCTCCCAAACTTCTTTGGAAGTTTTAACAGCACCAATTCCAGCGTTCACGATATCTTGTAGTTTGTTTTCCACGTTGCTCATCGGAGGGGACTCCTTCTGGATTCCATTATTTTGCACTGCACAATAATGTCGAGAAAGAAATTGATAGTGGAATCTGATTTCTTGCGGTAAACTACCCACATGCGTTTGACCCCTTTTCGGCACTTTTTCCTCATTTTTTCAATCTTGTTCTCCCTGTCTCATTGTGGAGGCCAATTCCAAGAAAAACCAATCGTTGGTTGTGAACGAATCACAGGTACACCAGGTCCAGAAGACTTCGATATCATCCGAGAATCCTCTACCGTCATTGTATCCTCTCACGAAAGGAGGAATGGATTAAAAGATATTGGTGCGCTGTTCGAAATTTCATTCTCGGATCCCAAACAGAAATTGTTAGCCAAAAAAGTAGAAACGAATTACCCAGAGAATTTCAGACCACATGGAATTAGTTATGCGAAAGTGAAAGGAGTGGATACACTTGCTGTCATTTCGCACACACTCCAAGACGATATCCCACATACAATTGAGATATTCGAACGTTCAAAAGCTGGCAAATGGACTCATACAAAAACATTAAGTGATCCATCTCTTACAAGTCCTAATGATTTATTTATGAATGAATCAGGTGAGATCTTTACATCCAATGACAATGGAACAAGCCAAACATTTCGTAAGTATTGGGATATGATCATTCGAAGTGGTCGAGCTGATGTATCCTATTATGATGGAAAAACTTTCCAATCCTTGGGAGTTCCTGTGATGTTAGGAAATGGAATATACATTCGAAAACAAGGTAAACAAGAGTTATTGTATCGATCTGTATTTTCAGAAAAAGTAATACGTGTTTACGAAGTAAATCGATTGGATAACAAAATTACTTTGAAGTTTTTAGAATCCATACCGGTTGGTGCAGGTCCTGATAATATTTTAGAAGATGATAATGGTATGTTATGGCTTGCAGCACATGAGTCCGCATACAAATTCATTCGCCATGTGATGAACCGTAACAATTTAGCTCCTACTCGTGTGTTTAAAATCAACCCAGAGACGAAAGAAGTCACTGAGGTTTATGCAAACGAAGGTTCGGAAATTTCTGCAGGAAGTACAGGTCTTCTATATAAAGACAAACTACTCATTTCACAAGTATTTGAAGATTTCCTTTTGGTTTGTCCAAAACCATAGAGAAATGAAAAAATCGCGAAGGCCATTCCATAAGAATGGCTAAATGAATGGATATGGTTTTCAAAGTTTAGATTTGGAAATAAAGATCACATCTATTTCGTGAGTTAATTTTATTTTAACCTAATCCTTTTAACACCGCTTCAATCGTATCTACCAATAAAGTTTCACGATTTATATCACAATGTTGTGCAACAAGTTTTGGGTGGGTAAAAGCCGTCCCAGCCGAAATCAAGATATCAGTTACCAATTTCACATCTCTCTTTTTGATTTTTTTTTGGTTTATCGCTTCTGTGACTAGTTTTGCCATTTGGCTTTGCATATTCGACAAGTGGGTTTGTATGAAGGGTTTTGCCTCTTCGGCTGCCATATCGAACGCTTTATACAATTCAGGATCCAGTTTTACTTTTTCCAATTTCATTCGGTGTAAATTGAGAAACCAAGTAAGGATCTTTTGGAGGGGATCCCTTTTTTCTGAAACAAGCAAATCTTGTTTCGCATCCAAATTCCTTAGCCATCGTTCCGAAACAGCATCAAAAAGTGCGGTTTTGTCTTGGAAATGGGAGTAGAGAGCCGCATGGCTAATCCCCATTTCTTTGGCTACATCCACCAATCGAACTTTTTCAAACCCTTTGGCCCGTATTTGGTCGATCGCAATTTCCACTGCCTTGTCTTTGATTTCCGTGGTCGTTAAACCGGTTCTTGGCATAAGGAGAGTTTCCAGAAAAAATCGGAAGGGTCAATCTCAAATTACAAAATGAAAAAAATGTCAGTTTACAAACTTACGGACTTGACTTTTTGTAACTTACAAAATATATTTAATGTAAGTAGTGGATGGTACGCAACAATGCAATTGAACGGAAATACAATCTTGATAACAGGTGGGACAAGTGGGATTGGGCTCGCACTCGCAAAACGATTCTCGGATTTGGGAAATCAAATCATCGTTTGTGGAACAAATGAAAAAAAATTAGAGGAGATCAAAAGATTTTTCCCGAATTGGGGCACATATTGTATCGATATTTCTCACCCTGAAGAAAGGAAAAGATTATTCAATGAAACAACGAAAGATTATCCAGAACTGAATGTTTTATTCAATAATGCAGGGATCCAAAGGTATCCAAAATTAAATGAAGAGGAACCATGGAGTCTTGTAGGCAAAGAAATTGATGTAAATTTAGGTGCACCAATTCATCTATCGATGTTGTTCGCTAAACACTTGTTTGGAAAGAAGAATGCGACTATATTAAATACAACTTCTGGTTTATCTCATATACCTTTAGCATATGCACCAATCTATAGTGCCACAAAAGCTGCATTACATTCTTTCACATTGACTTTACGATTTCAATTTCGTAACCAACCCATTGAAGTGATTGAAGTTTCTCCACCAATGGTAGATACAGATTTAGGAATCCCTAACACACATACGGCGGGACTTAATTTAGATGATTATGCAGATTCTGTGATCGAAGGATTAAAAAAAGGAGAACTCGAAATCACCACTGGTTTTTCAACTGTTACAGCAAATGCGAGTCGTGAACAAAAGAATGAAATCTTTTTATCAATGAATTTGGCTCGGAGTACTTCCAACTAAAGAACGACCCACAAAGGCACAAGCGATGGCGTCCCAAGAGTCGTCGTGGCCTTTTAGGTCTTTAAAACCCAAAATCATTTGGATCGCCGCCCGAACTTCTTTTTTGGTGGCGTTCCCTTTGGCAGAAATTCCCTTTTTGATTTGAGTGGCTGTGAGGGACACCATGGGAATTTGATTTTCACCTAAGGTGAGTAAAATCACACCTCTAGATTCTGAAACTTTCATTCCTGTTGTTGTATTTTGTACGAAAAACAGTTCTTCGACAGCTGCCCATTCAGGTTTGTGTTCGGCGAGTATGGCCTGAAGTTCCCTGCGGATTTGGAGTAAATTATCGGGAGAAGGGGTTTTGGGAGCCACTTCAATCGTTCCGTAGCCCAATAGTGATGGGTTACGGCGTTGTCCTTCAGGAAAGGACAAGATGGCATATCCCACTCGGTGGGACCCTGGATCAATTCCTATGATTTTCAATTATTTCTTTCCTAAACTCTATCCTCGGGACAGTTTTCTCCAACCCAAGCCAAAACCTAGTCTAAAAATGAAAATGACAGGGTACTTTCCTTCCGTATAGTGGAAGAAAACCACCCGCAGGAACGTTAAACACATGACCGCAACGGCAGTGAAACTCGAAAAATCCCAGGCGGAGAAGGCATTGAACGCCCAAGCCGCCCTCCTCAATGAAGTTACGAAACGACTCGCACAGAAAAATTCCGACAACGGTAAAGTTTCCATTAGCAAAATGGACAAAACGCAACATGTGTTTTACCAACTTGCTTGGATGACAGCACAACAACGTGTAGCTGAAAACTTCATCGTATATGCTTGGGATGCTTCCAAAGGAACTGGTGAATTGGAACAGAAAATGGCGCTCACATTTGTGGCGGAAACTGTTTCTAACATACGTTCTGAATTGGCAGCTCGACCTGCAGAATATGAATTAACCTATCAGGAATTATTCTCCAAATTGTTTTCCGATGAAATCAATACATTTGTTGAAGCTGCATCGAAAATGGAAAACTACGAAGCCATCGTGGATAAGATTGTTGATCTTGGACATTTTGGTGCTTACGGACTTTCAGAAGACCACGAAAACTTTCGTGGAATTTTCAAAGACTTTGCTGAAAACGTAGTGGTTCCTCACGCGGAACATGTTCACAGACATGATGATTTGATCCCACAAGAGATCATCAATGGATTAAAAGACATGGGTTGTTTTGGTCTTTGTATTCCAGAACAGTTTGGCGGAATCCAACCTGATGATCGTCCAGACAACATTTCGATGTTAGTGGTAACAGAAGAACTTTCTAGAGGATCACTCGGAGCAGCAGGTTCCCTCATCACTCGTCCTGAAATTATGTCCAAGGCTCTCCTCAAAGGGGGAACTGAAGAACAAAAAAACAAATGGTTACCACTTCTTGCATCTGGTGAAAAATTTGCCGGTATCATGGTAACAGAACCTAACTATGGTTCCGATGTTGCTGGAGTATCTGTTACTGCAAAAGAAGTAGAAGGTGGATTTGTCATCAATGGTGTGAAAACTTGGTGTACATTTGCAGGGTATGCAAACCTACTACTCATCCTTTGCCGCACAGAGTCTGATCCTAGTCTCAAACACAGAGGTCTCTCTATCCTACTTGCTGAAAAACCTTCTTTTGAAGGACATGAATTCAGTTACAAACAAGAAGGTGGTGGAACGATCCAAGGAAAAGCAATCGGAACAATTGGTTACCGAGGAATGCACTCTTACGAAGTATCTTTTGAAGACTACTTTGTTCCTAAAGAAAACCTACTTGGTGGTGATGCTGGTCGTGGAAAAGGATTTTACTTCCAAATGGAAGGGTTTGCTGGCGGAAGGATCCAAACTGCGGCTCGTGCCAATGGTGTGATGCAAGCAGCTCTTGAAGCAGCTCTTCGATATTCCCAAGAACGTAAAGTATTCGCAAAACCAATTTACGATTATACACTAACCAAGTTTAAAATCGCAAAGATGGCAATGATCACGCAAGCGACTCGCCAATACACAAACTATGTAGCAACGTTACTTGATGACCACAAAGGCCAAATGGAAGCAACACTAGTAAAATTGTATGCATCCAAAATTGCTGAGTGGGTAACTCGTGAAGCAATGCAAATTCATGGTGGTATGGGTTATGCGGAAGAATATCCAGTATCACGTTATTTTGTGGATGCTCGTGTGTTCTCAATCTTTGAAGGTGCGGAAGAAGTAATGGCCCTTCGCGTTGTAGCGAAAGACCTTCTTGACCAAGCTCTCGCTACGTAAAAAAACAATCTTCTTTACCGAAGGGAAATTCTATTCGGTAAAGAATCACTCAAACATTTGTCGAAATGTCATAAAACATACGACATCAATTGTTAAAAAGCCTGAACTTTCAGGCTTTTTTTATACCTATTGCAAAAACAAATCGGATAAAAAACTTTCTCTGATTTGAAAAGAAGTCTAAGGTATTACCAAAATCTTATTTCTGTTATATGAAGTTACATTTTGTATTTTATATCATCATTCTATTTGTTTTGAACGTAACGTGCAAAACACCAATGCCAGAACTCAGTTCGGAAGCAAAACTTTCGAAGAATAAATCAATTTCCATCCGCTGGACTACGACGGATCCCATTCTCGCAAAAGTATTTCCTGAAGTTTTTCCTGTTCCACCTGCAATTCTCATCGATGACCAAGTGAATGTTGCTGATTTAACGACTGTTCCACTGCCACCTCCTGATCCAAACCAGTTACCTAAAATCCCTCAAAAAAAACCTCATAATCCCAACGAGTTACCTAGATGGGATCGCGGATTTGAATTAACCAATATTGATAATTTAACACTTGTCATCCGTAATGAAAGCCAAAGGCCATTCAAAAGTATTGGGATAAGTTTATTAGCTCTTACAATGGTTTATTATGGTACTATGGAAACAGAAGCGGAGTTAGTATGGACTTCAGGTGAAACGAATTTATATCGTATTTCCTTTTTATCAACATATGAAACGATATGGGCACCTATGCCATTTTATATCGGTACAGGTTCTAGTGTCATCGCTCCCATGTTAAACTCAAATCGATATCCTTCCAATCTACAAAAATACTGTGTCCAAGAAAAACCTACCGAACTCCGCGAGTCTTTGGAACAAACTCATTCTGAAAATTGTAAAGAATATGAATTATTCTTACGGAGATTGTTTTTACAGAATTATGATGTGATTCATTTGCAACTGACAGAATGGGAAAAAAGAAACCAAGATTGGTTCCAACCATAATCGTTAATGTTCAACGGATTCAAATGAAACTTACAAAAATAGCAATCCTAACTTTTTTACTTAGTATTTTCTTCTTTCCGTTTCAATTCCTTGGTTCAGTTTCCATACCGAAAGAAAATTGGAATGTTGTTTTGTATGGAGGGATTTTTACAACAACAGATCTAATCCCAATTGTTTTTCGGCAAAAAACAGACTATAAAGAATCTTACATAGGTACAATCGGTGTGAGTCGGCCGTTGGATTATCGGATTCGCTGGTTTGATTTTTTATGGGAAACAAACATCACAAAACATTTTAATGGCATGAACCATTGGGAAACAAATACATTCTACATTGTCAAAATGAATCGTATCTACGACTCTCCCATAAGTATATCCTTGGGAGAAGGATTATCATTAGCATCTGAAAATCCAAAATTAGAGAATAAGGCAAAGGGATATTATTGGGAATCGGGTTTACAAAAGGATGCGATAGAATCCAGAGCACTACTCAATTATATGATGGTGGAAATCAGTACTTACCTACCCATTGAACGAAAGGCAGAATTATTTTTAAGGATTCACCATCGTTCTGGAGTATTTGGACTGTATTGTCCACCCGATCCAAACTGTGGTTCCAACTTTGTTTCGTATGGACTACGAACTGCTTTTTAACCTACGAATCCATTCATCAACCTTGGATTCGTAGGATACAATTTTTGTTGATTCTAAAAAAACTAATTCGATGGATTCGTGACTGTCGGTTCCTTAATCCAATCATATTTTGCTTCTTTGTGTTTTCCCTGTTCAACCAATGATTTTAGGTTTAATAGAGTTTCGTAGGGAGTGTCTGTTAGCACAAGGTTGATGACAGATTGTGGCACCGAACCACCTGGCTCAAAATGTGCTTGGTACTCAATTTTGAGTTTTCCATTTGCTAAAGGAGTGAGTTTCCAATACCCTTCAAACGCTGGCATCCGAGTAACACCAGAAGGTGCCGATTTAGCATTTGAATCCAATCGTTTCATTCTCATTGTCGTAGTGAGAGATTTATCATTTTGATCAAAACTACGATCCATAATGACATCTCGGTCATTGACAGGCCATGGGGCACCATTCCGTAAATAGACTGATGATTTTTTTTCGGATCCAGAAAGAACTGTTAGCTCTTTGCATTGGTGGTACAAGTTTTTACAAGATTGTGGATCCACAAGCAAGGCAATCACTTGAGATATCGAAGCATCAACTTCTGTTTTACCTAAGAACTCTTCGATATTGGAGCCAGCCACTGGCCTTGTTAAAACTTGGATTCCTTTTTTACGTTTTGATTCAGACCACTCTGGTGTTTGCGCCAAGAGTGGAATGAAATGAACGAATAGGAAACATCCTAGTAAGAATTTGAAAACTGTTTGTTTTTGGATCATGGTTACCTGCCTATTTGTGCGTGAATGATTGGTCTAACTGTTTCAGCAAAGAATAATGAGGTTGAAGAAGGTGGTAACAAACTCAATCCATTTTTTCTACCGATATTATTTACTGCTAAGATCGCCATGTAATTTCGATTTCGATCCAACCAAGGGTAAAAACCATTGATTCCTATACTATGGGAAATCAAGTCCTTGTCACATTCTGCGGGTACATCCGTAACCGTACAAAATCGCCAATTACCCAATCCATATTGCCATCGGTATCCAAAGGCAGAAAATTGAGAATATCCAATCTTTGCTCCATTGTATTGGTCAGATAAAATTTCTGTAACTGATGTTGTTGATAAAAAATTTGTAATATTTCCACCTGAGGAATTTTTAGCAGTTCCATTTGTCAAAAGTGCATTCAACATACGTGCATAATGTTCTGGAGAGATGGATAATCCATATGCTCCTGACAAACTTCCATCAGTATCGGTACCACCTCTAGAATTCCCTCTCCAAATTGCTTGGCTTGCATCCCAACCAAGAGGAGTTAGGATCAACTGAGTGTAAATTGTGTCCCAAGTTTTGTTACAAGCAACTTCTAACATACGTTGTGCGACTGCCATATGATTGGAATTGTATTGGTATAAGGCTCCAGGAGTTCCTGTCGATTGGTCTCGAATCTCGTTTACACAAGTATCTTTTTGGGTAGAAGTTGCGCCAACTGGTAGGGTAGAGATACATGTAGCTTGTCCAGATCCATTCCCACCTCCCGCATTCAATCCTGAGGTAAAGGAAAGTAATTGGCGTAAGGTGACGTTTGCATATGTCCCAGTCCAACCCAATACCTGTGCTGTTGTGCGAGATAAGGAGATTGCCCCTCCGACAGCTCCATTATTACATGTTCCCGTTGTTACTGTCCCGCATTGTGCATAAGTACCACTATTTGTGTTACAATCTATGACTCTCATTGCTGTAATTGCGGTGACCCACTTGGATCCAGAAGCAATTGGTTTATAAGTGCTATAATCGATTACAGATTGCCTTGCATAGATCCGAGATCCATTTTGATCAAACACTTGGAAACTTGCACCTTCATCAGTAGTTCTAGCGTATTGGTCAAAACAAGAATCCAAACTAAAACAAGATCCAAAAATTCCAGCGATTAAAGTTGCTTGTGTATCTTTGTCAGTTGAAACAGGCTTTTGGCATTGAAACAAAAACAAAGATAAACTTGTGAAGGCGATTCCAATTAATTTTTTTTGATTCATATTGATACCTCGTTAAAATGAAATCGGTTCGATTGTAATAATTTTTCCTGTTTTCTTTAAATCGCAGGATGCAAACTCAGGAAGTAAGTAAGCATCTCTTATGACTCCCCCAGCAGTTGTTAGGCCATCATAGATACTTCCTAAAACTAACGCACCTTTGGTTCGAATATCCGATTCACATTGGAGGACCGAAGATTCTAGAAATGACTCTTTATCTTCAATTTTGGAGATGTAAGAATACAAGATTTTTGCTAAGAATCCGTTGATGATGAGAAGAGGCGAAATGGGTCCCTGTCCACCTTTCATACCCGATTGGGCTAACCAAAAAGAGGATGCAGTTGATTCCGCTTCGAAAATTGCATCTGATATTCTTTTTTTGGCTTCAGAACCTTTTACGGCTCCATAAGTGGGAATACCAATCCCTTCTGTGAGCATACAATTTGTCAAAAAGACAAAGAAAAGAATGGAAAGAATGATTTGTTTCATAGAAAAGGGTACCTCATACCAAAATGAAAAGATGGGAACAAACTAACCTTCAGACTTTGGTTCGCATTCCGGAACCTGAACTCATGGTCGAACCAAATCAGGTAGATTCCTATGCGAATGCTGGATTTGAAACAGCGCATTCGATGATCATTAAACATTTTCAAAACAGACTTCCTCTTAAATTTTCGCCACGTTCGGTGTTAGATTTAGGATGTGGGCCTGGAGATATGTCATCTCGACTGTTCCCATTATTTCCAAATGCCAACTTCACTTACTTAGATGGTTCCAAATTAATGTTAAATTATTGTCAGAAGCGTCTTTTTGCGTTAATCGGTGAAAAAAGAAACAATAAATTATTTTTTAAAAACGAACTTATTCAAGACTTTGTTCCCGAATCCAGTTTTGAACTAGTGTTCTCAAACTCACTTCTCCATCACATTCACAATCCTTTTGAGTTTTGGTCTGCAATCCAGAGGTCAATTGAGGACGATAGTTTTATCTTTGTTTGTGACTTGTTACGTCCCAGCTCCATATCAGAAGCATACCAACTAGTTGAGCGTTATGCGAAAGATGAACCAGAAGTTTTAAAAACAGAATTTCTAAATAGTTTGTTTGCTGCCTTTCGTATTGAAGAAGTAACTGATATGCTTGTTTCCATTCGAATGAGCCATAAGTTAAATGTAGAAATGATATCAGATAGACATTGGATTTGTTATTCAAAACCAAAATGACTTTTTCAAAGCGAGATCTGTTCAGTGGAATCAAATAACCAATCATTCACTTTCTCAGGAATGGTTTCTTTGCAATAAGAACACACACTAGAATCAATTTCAGGCAATGGTGCTCCACAGTGATGGCAGGATTCCTCAGAAAATCCAAGTGTTTTTGTCCTCTCAGTGAGTAAAACCAAATGGAGCTTTGAACGTCGGTGTTCTGGGATTAATCCTTTTTTTCTTGAGCCACTCCAGCGTATTTCACAAGTCATTTTTTGAGGTTTGGAATTTAAATCCAAATGAACCAAATGGCAAGATCCAATCACAGGAGAGTGAATTGGTGATTTTCCAGGACCTGCCAATTGTTTGTAAGATTCATCTAATGAATCTCTCTTTAAAAACTCGCTATTTGGAAATGATTGGTAGTGTATGTATTTCCAAAAAACAGCACTGGCTCTATCTTCTAATAACTGTTTTGCGAATCCATTCTGTAATTCCATTCCATTTTTAGATTTTAATTCGTCCCATTCTACCAATTGAGTAATTTCAGTTAAAACCCAATCTGCTTCGCCAGAATTGTAAATACCTCCACAGTATTCACACTTATTTGTAGCATGGGAAAACTTTGCAGTCGCTCCACAACTAGGACATAAATTATGGATTAAATCAATATTTGGTTTTGTTTGAGTCGTTATCTTTCTTGTATAAGAGTGAATTTCTTCATAAAAACTGTATGTTTCATTGTTCAATTGGTTTTGAATTTCTAACTCAGATGTTTGTTTTGGAAAGGTTTTATCTTTCGTTTTGCATTTTATTTTTAGATGTAATGTTAAATATTCAGACTCCATCGACATTCCAATGATCCCAAGGGAAACTACGCTGAATCCTTTCATACGATTGATTTCTCCATCAATCATATTCATCAATTGAAGTTGGATGGAAAATCTTTGGAAAACAGATGCAGAAAGAAAATTCCTTACAGATTCCATATCTCCTTTGTCCCAGGCAAAAACAGTTTTTTCTGTAATCAAAATCACCTTTTTTTTAAAAAGTTCCATGTCAAAATAGGGATCAATTTTTTGAATCTGTAAGAGGTGAAACT
The sequence above is a segment of the Leptospira levettii genome. Coding sequences within it:
- a CDS encoding arylesterase, with product MRLTPFRHFFLIFSILFSLSHCGGQFQEKPIVGCERITGTPGPEDFDIIRESSTVIVSSHERRNGLKDIGALFEISFSDPKQKLLAKKVETNYPENFRPHGISYAKVKGVDTLAVISHTLQDDIPHTIEIFERSKAGKWTHTKTLSDPSLTSPNDLFMNESGEIFTSNDNGTSQTFRKYWDMIIRSGRADVSYYDGKTFQSLGVPVMLGNGIYIRKQGKQELLYRSVFSEKVIRVYEVNRLDNKITLKFLESIPVGAGPDNILEDDNGMLWLAAHESAYKFIRHVMNRNNLAPTRVFKINPETKEVTEVYANEGSEISAGSTGLLYKDKLLISQVFEDFLLVCPKP
- a CDS encoding acylphosphatase, producing the protein MGKSEEARARILIRGTVQGVGFRYYILQKAQEMRLKGYTQNLPNGEVEAVVEGDKLFIEDLYRAMQRGPTKAKVKDHVIEWSDPKNQFKTFLIKK
- a CDS encoding RNA pyrophosphohydrolase; amino-acid sequence: MDERRILTNMTNKPYRKNVGMVVFNSLGKVIVGERIQFPGSWQFPQGGIDEEEDYLEAAKRELYEELGIKKAIYVTEYPDWIPYDFPNSLGLNSHLQKFRGQLQRWILFFWDGELEECDLVHHEQEFLTVIHMEIEDTIEAVVDFKRPVYEKFVPLFKSAIQNYIAENVKSK
- a CDS encoding LIMLP_16025 family protein — its product is MSNVENKLQDIVNAGIGAVKTSKEVWEKLVVDLNEKKSQFETNFQKLKEQGESDTSDKALKVKMGVAWGIVRFEELKDNVVKYLDKVKETNDHKPS
- a CDS encoding aldo/keto reductase — encoded protein: MKKRRLGKTGMVVSEICMGTMTFGSSCNEDEAFRILDKAYESGIDFYDTAEIYPVPPQKSWVHRTEEIFGKWLKTKPRDGIILATKAAGPGHGWFSPPLREGKTALDKYHIRRAIEGSLQRLGVETIDLYQTHWPDHDVAYDETMEALTELKEEGKIRYAGCSNETSFGLMKSLWTSDKYNLVRYDSIQNNFSILNRRFEDELAQVCRKEGVSLLPYSPLAGGVLTGKYNGTTKPEGARFVRYMAEGERQKRMSNRFLNEQTLASTKELMEIANKYGMSVTVMSVAWSKQHDFVASTIIGANTVEQLEESLKATDVILSDEILSEINAVSKKIQYPMG
- a CDS encoding crossover junction endodeoxyribonuclease RuvC; this translates as MKIIGIDPGSHRVGYAILSFPEGQRRNPSLLGYGTIEVAPKTPSPDNLLQIRRELQAILAEHKPEWAAVEELFFVQNTTTGMKVSESRGVILLTLGENQIPMVSLTATQIKKGISAKGNATKKEVRAAIQMILGFKDLKGHDDSWDAIACAFVGRSLVGSTPSQIH
- the sixA gene encoding phosphohistidine phosphatase SixA — encoded protein: MKIILVRHGEAENSTPTISDSQRELTDKGRSDIHKIGKFIKNSSLSVKQVYYSPYTRTKHTAEILSEELKYNGEMVASDDLAAGRGCTDIISCLVNFSNSDTVLLVGHNPDITYFAAKLLGNSSVAENLVFQPGSTIAINVAREKFDHGQIIWAISPDNLGTES
- a CDS encoding SDR family oxidoreductase; the encoded protein is MQLNGNTILITGGTSGIGLALAKRFSDLGNQIIVCGTNEKKLEEIKRFFPNWGTYCIDISHPEERKRLFNETTKDYPELNVLFNNAGIQRYPKLNEEEPWSLVGKEIDVNLGAPIHLSMLFAKHLFGKKNATILNTTSGLSHIPLAYAPIYSATKAALHSFTLTLRFQFRNQPIEVIEVSPPMVDTDLGIPNTHTAGLNLDDYADSVIEGLKKGELEITTGFSTVTANASREQKNEIFLSMNLARSTSN
- a CDS encoding TetR/AcrR family transcriptional regulator translates to MPRTGLTTTEIKDKAVEIAIDQIRAKGFEKVRLVDVAKEMGISHAALYSHFQDKTALFDAVSERWLRNLDAKQDLLVSEKRDPLQKILTWFLNLHRMKLEKVKLDPELYKAFDMAAEEAKPFIQTHLSNMQSQMAKLVTEAINQKKIKKRDVKLVTDILISAGTAFTHPKLVAQHCDINRETLLVDTIEAVLKGLG